The following proteins are encoded in a genomic region of Novosphingobium sp. PP1Y:
- a CDS encoding TonB-dependent receptor yields MACTIGLRLNAGLNFTRATLGQTIDISALQFGSGTFMDLQRSLGLFGQAELPLTGTLTLTTALRYQRDSQLRTGGLIGGLRTIQVDFDRSFSAWLPRVSLAWDAAPNLRLGLQVHRAYNPGGLSLNTQTARIETFEAERLWDYEVFLRAKLDDCRLTIAANAFVYDMYDAQRTETIVFRTPNGELVTAVQVGNAPRAWSRGMELEADWKPSPHFSLSAGLGLLDTRITRTIEVSDPIRGKQFQRSPHLSGSLAISWNPAKTLHFSAQMRHNGRYFSDDTEDYEQRIAASTSVDAKVSWTFSRFTVFGYARNLLDEFHLTYKFSAGSGLATASDPRELGLGLEASF; encoded by the coding sequence ATGGCGTGCACAATCGGACTTCGCCTGAATGCAGGCCTCAATTTCACCCGTGCGACGCTGGGCCAGACCATCGACATATCCGCGCTTCAATTCGGATCAGGCACCTTCATGGACCTGCAGAGAAGTCTGGGTCTCTTCGGCCAAGCCGAACTGCCGTTGACCGGCACCCTCACGCTGACGACCGCTCTGCGGTACCAGCGCGACAGCCAGCTGCGGACCGGGGGTCTCATCGGCGGCCTGAGGACCATCCAGGTAGACTTTGATCGCAGCTTTTCGGCCTGGCTGCCCCGCGTCTCCCTCGCCTGGGATGCCGCCCCGAACCTGCGGTTGGGCCTGCAGGTACATCGCGCCTACAATCCAGGCGGTCTCTCGCTCAATACGCAAACCGCACGCATCGAAACATTCGAGGCCGAACGCCTGTGGGACTATGAGGTTTTCCTGAGGGCAAAGCTGGACGACTGCCGGTTGACGATTGCCGCCAATGCCTTCGTCTACGACATGTACGATGCCCAGCGCACCGAAACGATCGTCTTTCGTACCCCCAACGGGGAGCTGGTGACGGCTGTCCAGGTCGGCAATGCGCCGCGCGCCTGGTCGAGGGGCATGGAACTCGAAGCCGACTGGAAGCCATCGCCGCATTTCAGCCTGAGTGCGGGCCTCGGTCTGCTCGATACGCGCATTACGCGGACAATCGAGGTTTCCGACCCGATTAGAGGCAAGCAATTCCAGCGATCGCCGCATTTGAGCGGATCGCTTGCGATCAGCTGGAATCCTGCCAAGACCTTGCACTTTTCAGCGCAGATGCGGCACAATGGCCGATACTTCAGCGATGACACCGAGGATTACGAGCAGCGGATCGCTGCATCGACCAGTGTCGATGCCAAAGTCTCCTGGACTTTCTCTCGCTTCACCGTCTTCGGTTACGCCCGCAACCTCCTCGATGAATTCCATCTGACCTACAAGTTCTCGGCCGGATCCGGGCTGGCGACTGCAAGCGACCCACGCGAACTGGGGCTGGGCCTCGAGGCCAGTTTCTGA
- a CDS encoding phosphoribosyltransferase encodes MTGRSGFADREDAGVALAKAVSTLDLKDPVVLALPRGGVPVGFEVAKVLGAPLDILMVRKIGAPGHEEYGIGALVDGASPQIVIDEAMARLVGADRDYIDMQIARQLAEIERRRALYRTGPPVMLSGCTVILVDDGIATGGTVRAALKALAKAGPSQIILAVPLAPADVLPELREMCDMVICLSSPTPFHAVGQHYRNFDQTGDEEVIRLLEKAKAWEKPGLREASDI; translated from the coding sequence ATGACTGGCCGGTCCGGATTTGCCGATCGCGAGGATGCCGGAGTAGCATTGGCGAAGGCTGTCTCAACGCTCGACCTGAAAGACCCGGTCGTGCTCGCCCTGCCCCGCGGCGGCGTGCCGGTGGGTTTCGAAGTGGCGAAGGTCCTGGGCGCGCCGCTCGACATCCTGATGGTGCGCAAGATCGGCGCGCCGGGTCACGAGGAATACGGCATTGGCGCCCTTGTCGACGGGGCATCGCCGCAAATCGTCATCGACGAGGCTATGGCCCGCCTGGTCGGCGCAGACCGCGACTATATCGACATGCAGATCGCCCGCCAGCTTGCCGAGATCGAGAGGCGCCGCGCGCTCTATCGCACCGGCCCTCCAGTGATGCTCTCCGGCTGCACGGTTATCCTTGTCGATGACGGGATCGCCACTGGCGGCACCGTGCGCGCCGCGCTCAAGGCACTCGCCAAGGCAGGTCCCTCGCAGATAATCCTCGCCGTTCCCCTAGCCCCTGCCGACGTCCTCCCCGAGTTGCGGGAAATGTGCGACATGGTGATCTGCCTCTCCTCACCCACGCCATTTCATGCGGTTGGCCAGCATTACCGCAACTTCGACCAGACCGGAGACGAGGAAGTCATTCGCCTGCTGGAAAAAGCCAAGGCCTGGGAAAAGCCGGGCCTGCGCGAGGCCAGCGATATCTGA
- a CDS encoding erythromycin esterase family protein: MTIQNRITVNEADFLDGLRGAARILPSPDAPHFADAFESFGDARIVLLGEATHGTHEFYAARAAITRRLIEKHGFNIVAVEGDWPDVARIDAYARHRAARPRKGEPFVRFPTWMWRNEEVLSFADWLRGHNEALPDKERAGLYGLDVYSLGESIHAVIAYLDAHNEAAAAEARRRYACLMPWQDEPQHYGRAVEHGTLHGCEDAVVAQLEGLLAERMDYIRQDGEAFLDAEQNARIVRAAEQYYRAMYRGSAASWNQRDRHMFDTLLRLMAHRKDARAVIWAHNSHVGNASATAMGWHGEFNIGELCRAAFGNEAVLIGFGTDRGTVAAASDWGADMRVMQVRPARDDSWEAAFRRTGHARSLTDWRRRKDPRLVEMLSQTLLERAIGVVYRPETERASHYFEAILADQFDAFVWFEQTRAVTPLGHERPHGAPETWPFGL; encoded by the coding sequence ATGACGATCCAGAACCGAATAACGGTGAACGAGGCCGACTTTCTGGACGGCCTGCGCGGCGCGGCCCGGATACTGCCGAGCCCCGACGCGCCGCACTTCGCCGATGCGTTCGAAAGTTTCGGCGATGCGCGGATTGTGCTGCTGGGCGAAGCGACGCATGGCACTCATGAATTCTATGCCGCGCGCGCCGCGATTACCCGGCGCCTGATCGAAAAGCATGGCTTCAACATCGTGGCGGTCGAAGGCGACTGGCCGGACGTGGCCCGGATCGATGCCTATGCCCGGCACCGCGCCGCCCGCCCGCGCAAGGGCGAGCCCTTCGTGCGCTTCCCGACGTGGATGTGGCGCAATGAGGAAGTCTTGTCTTTCGCCGACTGGTTGCGCGGCCATAATGAAGCTCTTCCCGATAAGGAGCGGGCGGGCCTCTATGGTCTCGACGTCTATTCGCTGGGCGAGTCGATCCATGCCGTGATTGCCTATCTCGATGCGCATAACGAGGCCGCGGCGGCCGAGGCGCGCCGGCGATATGCCTGCCTCATGCCCTGGCAGGATGAACCGCAGCACTATGGCCGGGCGGTAGAGCATGGGACCCTGCACGGCTGCGAGGACGCGGTGGTCGCGCAGCTCGAAGGCCTGCTTGCCGAGCGGATGGACTATATCCGACAGGACGGCGAGGCCTTTCTCGATGCAGAACAGAACGCGCGCATCGTGCGCGCCGCCGAGCAATACTACCGCGCGATGTATCGCGGTTCCGCGGCAAGCTGGAACCAACGCGATCGGCACATGTTCGATACGCTGCTCAGGCTGATGGCCCATCGCAAGGACGCCCGTGCCGTGATCTGGGCGCACAATTCGCATGTCGGCAATGCTTCGGCGACGGCGATGGGCTGGCACGGCGAATTCAACATCGGGGAACTGTGCCGGGCGGCCTTTGGCAACGAGGCAGTGCTGATCGGTTTCGGCACGGATCGCGGCACCGTCGCGGCGGCTTCGGACTGGGGTGCGGACATGCGTGTGATGCAGGTTCGCCCGGCGCGCGACGATAGCTGGGAAGCCGCGTTCCGCCGGACGGGTCATGCCCGCAGTCTGACCGATTGGCGCAGACGCAAGGATCCGCGGCTTGTCGAGATGCTGTCCCAGACCCTGCTCGAGCGGGCAATCGGGGTCGTCTATCGTCCCGAGACCGAGCGCGCGAGCCACTATTTCGAAGCCATCCTGGCCGACCAGTTCGACGCTTTCGTCTGGTTCGAACAGACCAGGGCGGTCACGCCCCTGGGGCATGAACGCCCGCACGGCGCGCCGGAAACCTGGCCCTTCGGACTATGA
- a CDS encoding winged helix-turn-helix domain-containing protein, whose product MQVLLALADAMGAVLSREDLLLNCWGGRIVGDDAVNRVIAELRRLARETGAGFVVETIPRTGYRLVGQIEELPVAGPNAAVPVEGNAPRGFERRAWLAGGLAVLVAASGSAWWLAARHTGGSAAQQIAEGRRILRELWPDQDMRGVEVLRKAVELDPDNAQAWGLLAMAWRNVAEGAPPDQVSDAVTGCEEAARQALALDRNEGNALAALATLRPYLGDWQAAEDRMRDVLKVAPDNANVLLHLVTLLQSVGYARQSWEYNERSIALEPLSPPHQFRRALKYWIFGRIAEADLAIDRAMQLWPKYPAIWSARLYIFAFTGRTRAALTLLDDVSLRPAKFTSEQEERWRIALTALDTPSSANLAEARRALAQAVTPGFSVQAVMCLSAMGELDAAFDVAQGFLLRKGPLVGSIWPVRNQMISPDDLWRRTMNLFTPATRPMRADPRFAALCDGIGLTRYWKARGVGPDAFLMPDQKLASRPSPSSRGSLAVASPDPAENL is encoded by the coding sequence ATGCAGGTACTGCTTGCCCTTGCCGATGCCATGGGTGCAGTGCTGAGCCGCGAGGACCTGCTGCTCAATTGTTGGGGAGGGCGGATCGTCGGTGACGACGCTGTCAATCGCGTCATTGCCGAATTGCGGCGCCTGGCCCGTGAAACCGGAGCCGGGTTCGTGGTCGAAACGATTCCGCGCACCGGCTACCGACTGGTAGGACAGATCGAAGAACTCCCTGTCGCCGGGCCGAATGCTGCCGTCCCTGTTGAGGGCAATGCACCGCGCGGCTTCGAAAGGCGCGCCTGGCTAGCCGGCGGCCTGGCGGTTCTGGTCGCGGCATCCGGATCGGCCTGGTGGCTGGCTGCAAGACACACCGGCGGCTCTGCCGCGCAGCAAATCGCCGAGGGGCGCCGCATCCTGCGCGAGCTATGGCCCGACCAGGATATGCGCGGCGTCGAAGTGCTGCGCAAGGCAGTCGAACTCGATCCCGACAATGCCCAAGCCTGGGGCCTGCTCGCAATGGCGTGGCGCAATGTCGCGGAAGGCGCGCCGCCCGACCAGGTCAGCGATGCTGTGACCGGATGCGAGGAAGCGGCAAGGCAGGCACTGGCGCTCGACCGGAACGAAGGCAATGCCCTGGCCGCCCTTGCCACCCTGCGCCCTTACCTTGGCGACTGGCAGGCAGCCGAGGACCGCATGCGCGATGTCCTGAAAGTCGCTCCCGACAACGCCAATGTGCTGCTTCATCTGGTCACTCTGCTGCAATCGGTAGGGTATGCGCGGCAATCGTGGGAATACAATGAAAGATCGATTGCACTGGAGCCTCTATCGCCGCCACATCAGTTTCGCAGGGCACTGAAATACTGGATTTTCGGAAGGATCGCCGAAGCCGATCTGGCGATCGACCGCGCCATGCAGCTCTGGCCGAAGTATCCGGCAATCTGGAGCGCGCGGCTGTATATCTTCGCCTTTACCGGCAGGACTAGGGCCGCGCTGACCTTGCTGGACGACGTGAGCCTGCGCCCCGCCAAGTTCACCAGCGAGCAGGAGGAACGCTGGCGCATCGCGCTCACTGCACTGGACACGCCCAGTTCTGCAAACCTGGCCGAGGCTCGCCGTGCTCTGGCGCAGGCGGTCACACCGGGCTTCTCGGTTCAGGCGGTCATGTGCCTTTCGGCCATGGGCGAGCTCGATGCCGCATTCGATGTCGCGCAGGGGTTCCTGCTGCGCAAGGGGCCGCTGGTCGGCTCGATCTGGCCGGTGCGGAACCAGATGATATCGCCGGATGATCTCTGGCGGCGCACGATGAACCTGTTCACGCCCGCGACTCGACCGATGCGAGCCGATCCCCGTTTCGCAGCGCTCTGCGACGGGATCGGTCTAACGCGGTACTGGAAGGCTCGCGGTGTCGGTCCGGATGCCTTCCTCATGCCAGATCAGAAACTGGCCTCGAGGCCCAGCCCCAGTTCGCGTGGGTCGCTTGCAGTCGCCAGCCCGGATCCGGCCGAGAACTTGTAG
- a CDS encoding TonB-dependent siderophore receptor produces the protein MLAALYLVSAAAAALPPSEPASGDEIIVTGERIARSVQHTASSVSVETARTIKDKAAPDRIEQLLQFVPNVQLGSGGEGPVIRGQDSTGVVRDLAAFLSGSRPRATIQVDGRPVSYYELAFGLTPLWDVEHVEIFRSPQSTTQGRNSIGGAIFIETEDPDFAWEGKARLIAGEAMTRQASAALSVPLVSNEVALRLSGDVRRGRTSSRITNPAAGIDPNRDDFDLLRAKLLVQPETLPDTSLLITYGHGRSQMPQVEGVEAPYRERRNPNANYGIFAIRTNSLTGRLAYLPDGAFDAHATLSYGDVKVHRYAPPGLGRARIGTHDFSIEPFLGWRAQSDFA, from the coding sequence ATGCTGGCTGCACTATATCTCGTTTCGGCTGCCGCTGCTGCGCTGCCCCCGTCGGAACCTGCTTCCGGAGACGAAATCATTGTTACAGGCGAGCGGATCGCCCGTTCGGTCCAGCATACGGCTTCAAGCGTCAGCGTAGAGACCGCGCGCACGATCAAGGACAAGGCCGCGCCCGATCGCATTGAGCAACTGCTCCAGTTTGTGCCGAACGTCCAACTTGGTTCTGGTGGCGAGGGGCCAGTCATTCGCGGCCAGGATTCGACGGGCGTCGTGCGCGATCTCGCCGCCTTCCTGAGTGGCTCTCGCCCGCGGGCCACGATCCAGGTCGACGGTCGCCCGGTGAGCTATTACGAACTGGCCTTCGGGCTGACGCCGCTCTGGGATGTCGAGCACGTGGAAATTTTCCGCAGTCCCCAGTCCACTACCCAAGGACGCAATTCGATAGGCGGTGCGATTTTCATCGAGACTGAAGATCCGGATTTCGCTTGGGAAGGGAAGGCGCGCCTGATCGCAGGCGAGGCGATGACACGTCAGGCTTCCGCGGCCCTGTCCGTGCCTCTCGTCAGCAATGAGGTCGCCCTTCGGCTTTCCGGCGACGTGCGCCGTGGCCGCACATCCAGCCGTATCACCAACCCGGCGGCGGGAATCGATCCGAACCGTGACGATTTCGACCTCCTGCGCGCCAAGCTGCTGGTTCAACCCGAAACGCTTCCCGATACCAGCCTGCTCATCACTTATGGACATGGCCGGTCACAGATGCCGCAAGTGGAAGGCGTAGAGGCCCCCTATCGAGAACGGCGCAATCCCAATGCAAATTACGGGATCTTTGCGATCAGGACGAATTCGCTGACCGGGCGCCTTGCCTATCTTCCGGACGGCGCCTTCGATGCCCATGCCACGTTGAGCTATGGTGACGTCAAGGTACACCGCTACGCGCCGCCGGGTCTGGGGCGTGCCAGGATCGGCACGCATGATTTCTCGATCGAACCTTTCCTGGGATGGCGTGCACAATCGGACTTCGCCTGA
- a CDS encoding transferrin-binding protein-like solute binding protein yields the protein MRPLPIAFALTVSATCMALGGGGVASTPAPSQAPAPSPTPSPEPVLPPDQIGLMSSEPFNALGLGHEYKPADGTETTAASAAQSVEISYDDAEGTYQISLPGFQPGTLVTQDYNGSAGQTATSTWNSIEPKSGNTAQSVRVTLQVPGSNFSPYTYTSFGSWYDETTDSQGFTIRREGVYAYGIPTGPSDMPLSGSANYGAVLLGNTSDGNYVGGSASLQFDFGNGILTGSMHPLLSDGWDLSIDLGTYSFRDTTFAKGSTTFAGSFDVPGLPDASSWFEGAFNGPQAAEIMARWQAPYLREGNQGAMFGIMVGRKQ from the coding sequence ATGAGACCATTACCCATCGCGTTCGCCCTTACGGTCTCGGCCACATGTATGGCGCTCGGCGGCGGCGGAGTGGCCTCCACGCCCGCTCCATCGCAGGCGCCAGCCCCATCCCCCACGCCCAGCCCGGAACCCGTCCTGCCACCGGACCAGATCGGCCTCATGAGCAGCGAGCCCTTCAATGCCCTGGGGCTGGGACACGAATACAAGCCGGCTGACGGGACCGAAACCACTGCCGCCTCCGCTGCGCAAAGCGTGGAGATCAGCTACGACGATGCCGAAGGCACCTATCAGATATCGCTGCCCGGCTTTCAGCCAGGCACTTTAGTCACGCAGGATTACAATGGCAGCGCCGGGCAGACGGCCACATCCACCTGGAACAGCATCGAGCCAAAATCGGGTAATACCGCGCAGAGCGTGAGGGTCACGCTGCAGGTTCCGGGCAGCAATTTCTCGCCCTATACCTACACCAGCTTCGGTTCCTGGTATGACGAAACCACGGATAGCCAGGGATTTACGATCCGGCGCGAAGGGGTCTATGCCTATGGCATCCCCACCGGCCCATCGGACATGCCCCTAAGCGGATCGGCAAACTATGGAGCGGTTTTGCTCGGCAATACTTCCGACGGCAATTACGTCGGCGGCTCTGCCTCGCTGCAATTCGATTTCGGCAACGGCATCCTGACCGGTTCGATGCATCCGCTCCTGTCGGATGGCTGGGACCTCTCGATCGACCTGGGAACATACAGCTTCAGGGACACCACCTTCGCGAAAGGCAGCACGACCTTCGCAGGCAGCTTCGACGTGCCCGGACTCCCGGATGCGTCTTCGTGGTTCGAAGGTGCATTCAATGGTCCGCAGGCGGCAGAAATCATGGCGCGCTGGCAGGCCCCCTATCTCCGCGAGGGCAATCAGGGCGCAATGTTCGGAATCATGGTCGGGAGGAAGCAATGA
- a CDS encoding surface lipoprotein assembly modifier produces MAGSGCSPAACAGAVLALAIAGFSPTVKAQTAEAQGAAQTARLSGTQLLAFANRARDEGRFEIAEAAYRALFADPSVQVRSEARFRLAMLYVGTRRLSQAAVLFREILDEQPDAQRVRLELAHVLDLMGDEVGARRALREAQAGKLPPEVARFVDRYSAALRAQKPLGASFDLALAPDSNINRATRSSTLGTVFGDFVLDDEARQRSGIGLALRGQAYARLPIGASVNLLAKLSGSADLYRAHDFNDIAVAATVGPELRLGADRLSLDGGALWRYFGGRPYSRAVTAEATYLHPLGRKAQLRAVANAALIDNRRNSLLDGHSFSATLGYERAISGRSGAGLTVSIDRQATRDPGYATWGWQTSAFAYRDLGALTLVGTLGMGRLKADRRILLYPDRRSDRNYRASLGATFRAFRIASFAPFIRATFERNRSSLEIHDYRRLRMEFGFTRSF; encoded by the coding sequence ATGGCCGGTTCCGGCTGTTCCCCTGCGGCGTGCGCCGGCGCTGTTTTGGCGCTCGCTATCGCGGGCTTTTCGCCAACTGTTAAGGCACAGACCGCCGAGGCGCAGGGAGCGGCACAGACGGCCCGGCTTTCCGGCACCCAATTGCTTGCCTTCGCCAATCGCGCTCGCGATGAGGGGCGCTTCGAGATTGCCGAAGCGGCCTATCGCGCGCTGTTTGCAGATCCTTCGGTACAAGTCCGCAGTGAGGCACGATTCCGGTTGGCGATGCTTTATGTAGGCACGCGTCGGCTGTCGCAGGCTGCAGTGCTGTTTCGCGAAATCCTCGACGAACAGCCCGACGCGCAGCGGGTCCGCCTCGAACTGGCGCATGTTCTGGATCTCATGGGCGATGAGGTGGGCGCACGGCGTGCCCTTCGCGAAGCACAGGCGGGCAAGCTTCCCCCGGAAGTGGCACGCTTCGTCGATCGCTATTCCGCCGCGCTCAGGGCGCAAAAGCCCCTTGGTGCCAGCTTCGACCTTGCCCTGGCACCGGACAGCAACATCAACCGTGCCACCCGGTCCTCGACGCTCGGAACCGTGTTCGGCGATTTCGTCCTCGACGACGAAGCGCGCCAGCGCTCGGGTATCGGGCTTGCCCTGCGCGGGCAGGCCTATGCGCGTCTGCCAATCGGCGCCAGCGTAAACTTGCTCGCAAAACTGTCCGGTTCCGCGGACCTCTATCGCGCCCACGACTTCAATGACATTGCCGTTGCAGCAACGGTCGGTCCCGAATTGCGGCTGGGTGCCGATCGCCTTTCCCTGGATGGCGGAGCGCTCTGGCGCTACTTTGGCGGCCGACCCTATTCACGCGCGGTCACGGCAGAGGCGACGTACCTGCATCCCCTGGGCCGCAAGGCCCAGCTGCGCGCCGTGGCCAACGCGGCCCTTATCGACAATCGCCGCAATTCCTTGCTCGATGGCCACAGCTTTTCGGCAACGCTCGGCTATGAGCGGGCGATTTCAGGCCGGTCCGGCGCGGGGCTGACCGTCAGCATCGACCGGCAGGCGACGCGCGATCCCGGATATGCCACCTGGGGCTGGCAAACATCGGCCTTCGCCTATCGCGACCTGGGCGCGCTCACCCTCGTCGGGACGCTGGGAATGGGCAGACTGAAGGCAGATCGCAGGATCCTGCTGTATCCCGACAGGCGATCCGACCGCAATTACCGTGCCAGCCTGGGAGCGACCTTTCGAGCCTTTCGAATTGCAAGCTTCGCGCCTTTCATCAGAGCCACCTTCGAACGGAACCGCAGCAGCCTGGAAATCCATGACTACCGCAGATTGCGAATGGAGTTCGGCTTTACGCGGTCCTTCTAG
- a CDS encoding F0F1 ATP synthase subunit gamma: MAERLAEVEARIESVHQLSSVIGAVRAIAAARLREAKARLPGIQTYARTIGEAIAQALALVPQAPANAAKGGNRKSIVLAIGAEQGFVGNFNGRLLDALTPLTRSSRTPSCELLLVGSHAASAASERVLTVNWSAPMATHAQEIAGLANRIADALFDRIANGEVSEVLLVHAATDAQQPESPVQVRPLLPFDFSRFAPLARAQPPIIQLPPERLLAQLADEYVFAEICEALVLSFAAENEARMQAMVAARENVARRSDELAARARLMRQEQITEEVIELASGGASMR, translated from the coding sequence ATGGCTGAGCGGCTTGCCGAAGTCGAAGCGCGGATCGAAAGCGTTCACCAGCTCTCATCCGTCATCGGCGCCGTGCGCGCCATTGCCGCGGCTCGCTTGCGCGAAGCCAAGGCAAGGCTTCCCGGTATCCAGACTTATGCCCGGACAATCGGCGAGGCGATTGCCCAGGCGCTTGCGCTTGTCCCCCAGGCGCCGGCCAATGCCGCGAAAGGAGGGAACCGGAAATCCATCGTTCTGGCAATCGGCGCGGAGCAGGGGTTCGTCGGCAATTTCAACGGCCGACTTCTCGATGCCCTTACCCCGCTGACAAGGTCGAGCCGAACTCCGAGCTGCGAACTTCTCCTCGTCGGCAGTCACGCTGCTTCGGCCGCGTCGGAACGCGTGCTTACCGTCAACTGGTCCGCCCCGATGGCGACCCATGCGCAGGAGATCGCTGGACTCGCCAACCGCATCGCCGATGCCCTGTTCGATCGTATTGCGAACGGCGAGGTCAGCGAGGTGCTGCTCGTTCACGCCGCGACCGACGCGCAGCAGCCCGAGAGCCCGGTGCAAGTCCGCCCGCTCCTGCCCTTCGACTTTTCGCGCTTCGCCCCTCTCGCCAGGGCCCAGCCGCCGATAATTCAGCTGCCACCGGAAAGGCTGCTTGCACAGCTGGCCGACGAATACGTTTTTGCCGAGATCTGTGAAGCGCTTGTCCTTTCTTTCGCAGCAGAGAACGAGGCGCGCATGCAGGCCATGGTCGCGGCGCGCGAAAACGTGGCCCGCCGCAGCGACGAACTTGCCGCCAGGGCGCGACTCATGCGGCAGGAACAGATTACCGAAGAAGTCATTGAACTTGCCTCCGGTGGGGCGTCAATGCGCTGA
- a CDS encoding ABC transporter ATP-binding protein, with protein sequence MTAILDARSLTRTLAGPKPVHLVRDVSLTIERGSFTTIVGPSGCGKSSLLYLLGLIDRPDSGELLFEGREVSGLSGDARAAIRLARFGFVFQFHFLLPEFSALENVMLPMQRLGRLDHDGARQRALELLAAVGLDEKSANTPDRLSGGERQRVAIARALANDPVLILGDEPTGDLDSRNSARVVEDLRALAHEGGRAVACVTHDPGIAEISDVQIEMLDGRIENIVDRRA encoded by the coding sequence GTGACTGCGATCCTCGATGCAAGGTCACTTACACGCACCCTGGCCGGTCCCAAGCCGGTGCATCTGGTGCGCGATGTCAGCCTGACGATCGAGCGGGGCAGCTTCACCACCATTGTTGGCCCATCGGGCTGTGGCAAGTCTTCGCTGCTCTATTTGCTCGGTCTCATCGACCGGCCCGATTCAGGCGAACTGCTGTTCGAGGGGCGCGAAGTCAGCGGGCTTTCGGGTGACGCGCGGGCGGCCATTCGCCTCGCGCGCTTTGGCTTCGTGTTCCAGTTCCATTTTCTGCTTCCCGAGTTCTCCGCGCTGGAAAACGTCATGCTCCCGATGCAACGTCTCGGTCGGCTGGACCACGACGGCGCGCGTCAGCGGGCACTCGAGCTGCTTGCTGCGGTGGGCCTGGACGAAAAGAGCGCGAATACGCCCGATCGCCTGTCCGGCGGCGAACGTCAGCGCGTCGCGATTGCCCGGGCGCTCGCCAACGATCCGGTGCTGATCCTCGGTGACGAACCGACCGGGGACCTGGACAGCCGCAACAGCGCCCGCGTCGTTGAAGACTTGCGAGCGCTCGCGCACGAAGGGGGCCGGGCCGTGGCGTGTGTCACCCATGACCCGGGCATTGCCGAGATCTCCGATGTACAGATCGAAATGCTCGATGGCCGGATCGAGAACATTGTCGATCGCAGGGCTTAG
- a CDS encoding dienelactone hydrolase family protein, with product MIAPLPSTGLKEVQIGPHALAAILGVPAGARGLVIFAHGSGSGRLSPRNNYVAARLRDDGLATILLDLLTPEEEHDRRNVFDIALLAERLSGAADWTRDHPETSDLRPCYFGASTGGGAALRAAADDPRIAAIVSRGGRPDLAGADMLPRVQAPTLLIVGELDGIVIDLNAAAYDALRCEKDMAIVPGAGHLFEEPGTLDQVVTLASLWFRHHLGNVL from the coding sequence ATGATCGCGCCGCTCCCTTCAACCGGGCTCAAGGAAGTTCAGATCGGCCCGCATGCGCTAGCCGCTATCCTGGGCGTACCGGCAGGGGCGCGAGGTCTCGTCATCTTCGCGCACGGCAGCGGCAGCGGCCGGCTCAGCCCGCGCAACAATTACGTCGCGGCCCGACTGCGCGATGATGGACTGGCAACGATACTGCTCGACCTGCTGACGCCGGAGGAGGAACACGATCGCCGCAACGTCTTCGACATCGCGCTGCTGGCCGAGCGCCTGAGCGGCGCTGCCGACTGGACCCGCGATCATCCCGAAACAAGCGACCTGCGTCCCTGCTACTTTGGCGCCAGCACCGGTGGCGGCGCGGCGCTCAGGGCCGCTGCCGACGATCCGCGCATTGCCGCCATAGTCTCGCGCGGCGGTCGTCCGGACCTTGCCGGGGCGGACATGCTTCCTCGTGTGCAGGCCCCGACGCTGCTAATCGTCGGAGAGCTGGACGGAATAGTCATCGATCTCAATGCCGCCGCTTACGATGCCCTGAGGTGCGAAAAGGATATGGCCATCGTTCCGGGCGCCGGACATCTTTTCGAGGAACCCGGCACCCTCGATCAGGTCGTCACACTCGCGAGTCTGTGGTTTCGCCACCACCTTGGAAACGTGCTATGA